From a single Pseudophryne corroboree isolate aPseCor3 chromosome 6, aPseCor3.hap2, whole genome shotgun sequence genomic region:
- the LOC134933945 gene encoding olfactory receptor 5B12-like → MNNTQVRVFVFSGLTDNGKLTPFLFILFLHIYMVTVVGNIGMMVIVHTSSNLHTPMYFFLSYLSLVDVFYSSVITPKMLSDLISARKAISFVGCALQFFFFAALACTEVLLLSSMSYDRYAAICHPLHYVSIMTKKKCWYLVVVSFSIGFLQSSVQTSCIFSLQFCGSNLIDHFYCDVPPLLKLSSSDTFTCDIVTLFLIVSCSLGSLTTILISYIFILSSILRLKSAEGRRKAFSTCSSHLTCATIYYVSVFFAYLHSPSHVFEKQIKVASVFYSVVTPMLNPLIYSLRNQEVKKVFIQAVHKQKQI, encoded by the coding sequence ATGAACAATACCCAAGTGAGAGTGTTTGTGTTCTCTGGACTCACTGACAACGGGAAACTCACCCCATTCCTCTTCATACTCTTCTTACATATCTACATGGTGACTGTAGTGGGAAACATCGGTATGATGGTCATTGTCCATACCAGCTCCAACCTCCACACCCCGATGTACTTCTTCCTGAGCTACCTCTCTCTGGTGGATGTTTTTTACTCCTCAGTTATAACTCCTAAAATGTTGTCCGACCTTATCTCCGCGAGGAAGGCCATCTCATTTGTTGGGTGTGCTCTTCAGTTCTTCTTCTTTGCAGCTCTTGCCTGTACTGAGGTCttgcttctctcaagtatgtcctatgACCGTTATGCTGCCATCTGCCACCCTCTCCATTATGTCTCTATAATGACCAAGAAAAAATGTTGGTATCTAGTTGTTGTATCTTTCTCCATTGGCTTCTTGCAGTCATCAGTGCAGACCAGCTGTATATTCAGTCTTCAATTCTGTGGCTCAAACCTTATAGACCACTTCTACTGTGACGTCCCTCCACTGCTCAAGCTGTCCAGCTCTGACACTTTCACCTGTGACATTGTAACCCTTTTCCTAATAGTTTCTTGTAGTCTAGGTTCATTGACAACCATATTGATCTCATACATCTTCATCCTTTCCTCCATTCTACGGCTGAAGTCTGCTGAGGGCAGACGGAAAGCATTCAGTACTTGTTCTTCACATCTCACGTGTGCCACCATCTATTATGTGTCAGTTTTCTTTGCTTACCTACACTCTCCTTCCCATGTCTTTGAGAAACAAATTAAGGTTGCTTCCGTCTTCTACTCAGTGGTGACACCAATGCTGAATCCACTTATTTACAGCCTGAGGAACCAAGAGGTGAAAAAAGTCTTCATACAAgcagtgcacaagcagaagcagatATAA